The Zerene cesonia ecotype Mississippi chromosome 9, Zerene_cesonia_1.1, whole genome shotgun sequence DNA window ACGgtgtataaatttgaatgaaatcggttgagtacTTTAGGAGTCCaccgcggacaaacaacgtgaccagtgatctatatatattaagataatatttgtattaatgtctatcatttaattttttattcgcaATTTTCAAACAGCAAACGGACagaatatcatttaatttccaACATGACTCTCATGCATCTTTCCCACAAAGTTTACTCAGTTATACTTTTTTGGCTTAATGGCGCTCAAATTTgccaacataatttattacatttttttctaatattcataaaatttcagGCGACATGGTAATTGAGTACGCGGGCGAGGTGATCCGCGCGGTGCTGGCGGACCAGCGCGAGAAGCGCTACGAGGCGATGAGCGGCCGGCGTGGCGTCGGCGGCTGCTACATGTTCCGCATTGACGACAACCTCGTCGTTGACGCCACGCTTAAGGGCAACGCGGCGCGGTTCATCAACCACTCGTGTGATGttagtgtgttttttttatcgtgttctattccatttttaaattctttaggATGTTCCGGTGTTCGAAATTGGAACTTCTCGCTCTTAGGACTCTACTCTTTTCAACCAAGTATGATGTATTCATcaatgtaatttgtaaaaacgTGATGCAGACATTagaataaatcattatttgaaaataaatctcaTTACCTACTAGATTTGGATTGAGattgcattaaaaattgttcaattattaaattaattctagaGTGAAGTAAGTTGCTTAATATTCATTGTTTCCTTTCATTTCAGCCAAACTGTTACTCTCGCGTCGTCGACATCCACGGACACAAACATATACTTATCTTCGCATTGCGGCGCATCACCGTCGGCGAAGAACTTACCTACGACTACAAATTCCCTTTCGAAGAAATCAAGATACCGTGCACATGTGGAGCTAAGAAATGTCGCAAGTATCTAAACTAATTATGGACACGTTGATAAACAGTGCTTTCAATTTTGTGTCAATTACGACAAAACACTATTACTATCAGAGACAATCTGCCCCAAGTATGGGCGGAAATTTGAGAAGCTGCTAACGGCAACTAAACTAGGATCACACGTTTGAACTTCAACTTAATTAGGAAATACTTATAGATTAGTCTacttaattgtatttcattgCATTGCGATTAAGAGATATGTTTCAACTTAATTTTCCAATAGCATAATTATTATGGAAGTACATTACTGATTAAGACGATaacatttttgataattttgatgaaaGAGTTATTTTTTGGTATGGATAAAGATCTCGTTACAACGTTATACTTCCCTAGTGTAGGGACGTATGTACGAGACGAAATGCTGGGTTGAGCACAAATTTGCGTGTAGATAGTATATATAAGACAATAAGTCCAAATCACATATCGCGATGGTCCCACCTCATATTGACATAATATTCTGTGCCAGTGGAGATTGGATACATTTACATGAATCTTGTTATGATCTCTTTATTGAATCTGCCCagtgtttaaaattgttggattgtatattttattggtttttaactaaaatatatttcgtattttgTGATAAGTTTacgatatttttgtaaatatttttatgttgtatcATTTTGTAAGATCGGTAACGGTTCGCGATCGGCTTAAGTGCCCGCACTTAACATTGTTGTGATATGTGTCTAGCCCGACCCGGGTGTAAAAAGCGTTAGTGCatagtgtatattatatttgttcctCATTTGTTCTTATTTCTTCACTTGTGATCAGTTAGGTCTCGACTAATACAGGCGTATCTTGTGTACATACTTTGTAGATGAAGAATAGCTATAATTACCAGTACATTCGAACGAAGGGTAGTAAGTTACAAGTACAATGTTactttttagtaatttttaataagtattgtaTAGAGAATGTGTAAATAAGAGGAATTATTTGTCATAATAACTTGGTTAAGCGACAAATCGTTTTATTGTAGTCATAGCGGTAGGatgtactttatattattttatgtattgtatataatataagttattcGGTGTGTGGGTTCGACGAGGTTGTTATTGGAAGTGAAGAGTTGTTGTACGATCCCCGTAAAGCGGCACGTTTTAACTTGACAATGCACATTTGTTAGCTTTAATACTTTCAGCACAGCTTGGGTTtaaatgaagttttatttgattcgtttacgttttgttttttaattcgtGTGTTTCCAACGTAAAGCAAAATCAGTCCGAAAGTAGAAATAAACATCACATTATcatcacattatttaaataccaattGAATTTGCTTTGAAGGTTTATAGTGGAGATACAGGCGTACaaggatataatttatagctgCTGCACTCAAAAAGCAGTATTAacgtaatgtattttaaagtcaatagaacagatttaaatagattttagtagttttaaattaaaatttgtacatcTACTTGCactaatgataataataggATTTTTGATTCCATGtcaaaaatagtaaatttgaGTGtgtttttccaaaaaaaaaaattgtcattctCTGCTACACAGTTGCGATAGAAAAATCTGGATGGGTTAAAagttttatgcaattttattttcaatatatctgtTTTATGGTAGCAGTTaacatttgcatttttatggAGTCAAATatcctattaaaatattcaataatgaccagaaataatgttttaattcaacACTTTACACAttctacatttattaaatttatgttaaattattgtaagcGACGTTGGCCGTTttaagcataaaaaatatatttttcattaggCCTATGTTAGATTTAAAGCAGACAGAATAGTTCTAAgtgttgaaataattacattgttACATCACTTACATCATGATCTGAACTATATGTGTACTTCTAAAGTGGTCATGAACTTATCACTATCATCacattattcttaaaatgtttaatgaataaaatcttatatgtTAGCAAAATTGTAGAGCAGTAAAGCTAAGCTAGCTTGAAATAACTGTCCCTTAAATGTTGTAAGTAGGATATCTATTCTAATTTGaagttaaatattcatactCGTTTTTGACCACTTTAGAACTTACAAAGGATAAGTGTtcataaaaaaggaatcaGGTGGTACAACAATACCAAAGtgttaaaagatatataaaattttggaatgctttttttataattaaacatttatgaaCATTAATTCTTTGTATCTAAGTGTCCATCGACTAGTCTTTGTAGAATTtgtggttttattttcattctagCTATAAACATAGAATTGAAGGTAATTTCTAAAACCAGAAAACACTCTCTACATTTTATACATGATTTAGAATTATACATCGATTTatggataataataaaaagtacagataatattgactatgtatacattatattaatttcatatgcaaataacaattaattgtatttttttttttcaccttttaacttttttgttgACCCTGGCAGTGTTGTGAATTtgtgattttctttttgtatagaAGCGTTTACATTTTGTGGTCATTGAAATCTTGGCTTTAATTGATATGCGTTTTATGATTTCTCTATTCAACACAATAAAAGACCAAATCACTAAGTGATGTGTAAATCATACTGTTGATCAATTGTAAACATCTGCTTttgatattgtgtttttaaaataatgcttttatttaatgtgaacACATGCCATTTtgcctaaatgttattataagttatattattgctttaaaaGCACCAATTTTACAATGCATAGTTCTATGACCTgtctatacattttattactttatttatttctattattattttgtattgtggtaaattttaccaaaaataaaattactaaaatgtGCTTTATTTGCCTGTTTCATTTCTTAAttctttacaaaaatacatttagtgACTTGATACTTGCTTTTCATAATTttcctataaattaaaacagcaAATGTGGAGTACATCCTATATAGCATTTACACATCATCATCAGNNNNNNNNNNNNNNNNNNNNNNNNNNNNNNNNNNNNNNNNNNNNNNNNNNNNNNNNNNNNNNNNNNNNNNNNNNNNNNNNNNNNNNNNNNNNNNNNNNNNACCCTTAAAAACCGACCTACTCTTTTTCATACTATCAAAAAGCGCACCAGAATTCGGAGATCCAGCCTCAAACCATTTTATCAAACAGAATCTCGCATCATCATGCGCGGATTTAACATACTCATTCCAACCCGGTGTTTTCTTTCGGCCCCAATTTCCCTTAGACCTATATCGTGAGCGCGCCTCTATAGCAGCTGATTGCAAGGACGTTATGAATTCATTGTAAATTACATCCAAACTGTTTTTATGCATAGAACCAGTACATGAGTCGCACCTAGCGAGCGAACGCAAACGATCCCAGTCAAAGTCGGACAAATACTTACTGCATAATGAttgataattttcaatttcgtATCCATTTCTTTTACCCCAAATAACcaggttatatatatacctattgcatgtacaaacattttattagaaaaagtcaacattctttttttcattatcatcatcaggccgtatatgttcccactgctaggacacagacctcctatAAGGGTTGAGGCTATATATAATCTAGCACGCTAGCCAAATGCTGGTTGGcacatatcgtcgaactttaAATTCTTggatatgccggtttcctcacgatgttctCCTTTACCGTTTCGAGCAGATGTTATGTTatacacatgcgcagataaattgaaaaatttatttatatcctgcATGCCCGCATGGTCTCGAACCGAACGACTTGGACCTAACACtgcttttattcttattttttttactcttaaATATGTACAAGTAAGAATAATCAATAACTTAATATGAATACAAACCTCCCGTTTCAAATTCTCAGCAGTGAGGTGATTGATCTCAGTGGCGTGCTTCGCTTGCTGTATCTGAGTCTGCAGGCTTTCCATCTCTGCAAGCATCGACCTTTCCAACGCTTgtctgtaaattttatttagagaTAATGTAGTTATGTATCAGTTTTGTTTCATAGTCGGATTTAGAAACGCATTCTATGCAAAAACATATCTAAAAACGAATGTacatctttttatttcttggcTTGTTAATGAATAtgattaattgaaatactttaaaaactaaaaaaaaagcgCGCTAAAATTAAagatcaactaaattgtctctcTTGCTAGAGTATATGCAAGGATattttaatcctggcgatccaaATCAggatataacaatataaaactcatgaaaatattgtttcgtCACATACACAATCAATGATTGTacctttgaattaaatatcgTCATTTAAAATGGATGGAAATCGAGACTAAagacatacaaatacaaagaTACAAGCTAAATTAAAGTGTGTGTGTAAACagcaacaaataattaattatttaatgattgatTTCAATTACCTATTTTCCTGGTGACGACCATTTACAATTCTCTGCTCATTGTGAATATCTTCCATTagctttcttattttattcttacatTGCAACAATTCAGTTTCACAATTGGCCAGTTTGGAGCGAACTAGCACTATCTCAGCTTTGAGTGTTTTctcattttgttttacaatatcACTTTCTTCCTCCACATAATTTAATGCTTGTACCTGATATAACATGTGCATTGTATGAtgctttgttaaaataatatgttatatgagagtgaaacataatttttataggttAATACAAGATAAATTAACTAAAGAgtgatattttacttatatctttattacacAAATTGATGAATAAGGAGTAGAATTTggctttctttttaatttatggaacactaaaaaaaaatacaataataacttaaCTTTTGTACGGGGTTCAATCAAaactctaatataataatatacctgTTCTGTACTAATCCTGAGCTGATTATCAGCTGAATTAATTTGTTGCTGCAACAATTCCACCTGCCTTTCTTGCTCACGACCTTTGTTCTCCCAATAGCCTATTTCTGCATCATACTGAAACCATCTTGATAATTAGTAATAGctcaattataattacaatccATATTACAtggtgtaaataataattatttttgatataaaaagaatttataattcagagtatgatttaaaaataattaatttacttaaagaTCTGTCTGAGTCAAGAGAGAGAATCTGTAAGTGTTTTTTGTCATTGTgtgtaacatatataatagaaagttattataacaataataattataatttaacaactgCTGAACatgaataagttatttttgctttgtttttttgtttgacttTGATGAGgataaaacatgtaaaaaggaattttttaaaaaatgtctaCTTTGGTGCAGCTGAACGAACAACTACTtcttcatattttgttaaattattgttttaatcaaaCCATCAAATATTGCTTAATACCAAAAGCCAACTTACTTAGTTTGCTTACCTTAATCAAATCAACCTGTTGACTCGACAGCTTCTCCCTCTGATAATTGACCAGCGAAACCAGTTCCCGATACTGTGTATTATAGCTGACTGCTTCCGGATTCCTTTCATCATCTGTCTCCGGAGACAAGTGGTTTGAGCGAGGCCGTGTGCGGTTGGGCGATTTACGGAGCCCTTGCGGTGGCGGTGGCGATCTGTATGGTGGTGGGGGGTCCCTGGGTGAAAAGTTTTTGTTTCCTTCATGCAATTTGTATCTAAACTAATTAACAAACAGTTTATTTACTAATCTAAAGTTGTAACTTCTTTTCCACCACAGTCAGTCTGGAATCATTAGAGTCATGGATTttctattgattatttaatgagCAAAAATTCACATGCAAATGTGGCATGCTAAATTAAACCTTACAGTACCCATGCACATTTAAAGTCAATCAtgcatataggaaactttaacaattttttattatactacagttaattgtatgaatgtttcataacataatttaatatgttgaTAACCATCTATGCTGACATGATGGATAGAgataaaatacagttattgataattaatcaCTATATCTAGTATATTTATGCATTGAGtgaattactttataatagaTGATTAACTTAATATTAGTTGTGATTTGAGATATATGTGTTCTTTATTATGTGTGTGAttctaaaattgttattaattggaATCATGTTTATTTCGTAAATTgtgtgattaataaatataatcacataatttataaggTTATGTTCTAAGTTCTAaggtatttgatataaaatattttgtacctaCATAGACatacaaactaaaaaatgGTCAAGACAACTATGCTAAAAAATAACCTCTTTCATTCCAATATCTTCAAATTTAGAggcaattatgaaatattcataaaataatcatgttttttattatgtttgtataaataatactccATATCACAGAAATTTTGTAGGTatcatgtaatattatgtaataaggGCTTACCTATAAGGTGGGACATCCTTCATAACAGGACTGTGTGACTCTGGTGTCTTATTTTGTTGTACACCTTTCACCACACCAATATTACTAGGtgatgtattatttacattgttaaaGGCGGATGAATTTGTTCTATTTGGCGAGTTTTGTTTATCTTGCAGATTTGAATTTGGTTGATTATTCTGACTGctgaaataatgattatagttacaatatattactagaacatattaatgaata harbors:
- the LOC119829155 gene encoding ras association domain-containing protein 8, with protein sequence MELKVWVEGIQRIVCGVTETTTCQDVVFALAHATGKVGRFTLIERWRNNERLLAPQEYPLKIWLFTRRSDSSDNQKTLPPNSNSKSPIGNSSQNNQPNSNLQDKQNSPNRTNSSAFNNVNNTSPSNIGVVKGVQQNKTPESHSPVMKDVPPYRDPPPPYRSPPPPQGLRKSPNRTRPRSNHLSPETDDERNPEAVSYNTQYRELVSLVNYQREKLSSQQVDLIKYDAEIGYWENKGREQERQVELLQQQINSADNQLRISTEQVQALNYVEEESDIVKQNEKTLKAEIVLVRSKLANCETELLQCKNKIRKLMEDIHNEQRIVNGRHQENRQALERSMLAEMESLQTQIQQAKHATEINHLTAENLKREVCIHIKLLIILTCTYLRVKKIRIKAVLGPSRSVRDHAGMQDINKFFNLSAHVYNITSARNGKGEHREETGISKNLKFDDMCQPAFG